One window of Canis lupus baileyi chromosome 21, mCanLup2.hap1, whole genome shotgun sequence genomic DNA carries:
- the LOC140613336 gene encoding olfactory receptor 4A47-like: MELRNNVTYFVLLGLTQNPKEQKVLFVIFLLFYILTVVGNLLILVTISLSKTLGSPMYLFLANLSFMDVIYSSSISPRLISDLFFAKNTISFHSCMIQLFTEHLFGGTEIFLLLVMAYDRYVAICKPLHYLVIMKQWVCVVLLVVSWVGGFLHSVIQLSTIHGLPFCGPNVIDHFFCDMYPLLKLVCTDTYVIGLLVVANGGMICTIVFSFLLISYGIILHSLKNLSPEGKRKALQTCGSHITVVVFFFVPCIFMYARPAKTFPIDKSLSVFYTVITPMLNPLIYTLRNSEMTNAMKKLWRRNTISFSR, encoded by the coding sequence ATGGAACTAAGAAACAATGTAACTTACTTTGTCCTCTTGGGCCTCACACAGAATCCAAAGGAACAGAAGGTCCTTTTTGTTATATTCTTGCTCTTCTATATTTTGACTGTGGTGGGCAACTTGCTCATTTTGGTGACTATATCTCTCAGTAAGACCCTGGGCTCACCTATGTACTTGTTTCTTGCTAACTTATCATTTATGGATGTCATTTATTCATCTTCTATATCCCCTAGATTGATTTCAGACTTATTCTTTGCGAAAAATACCATATCGTTCCATTCTTGTATGATTCAGCTCTTTACAGAGCACCTTTTTGGTGGAacagaaatatttcttctgctggtgatggcctatgaccgctatgtggccatctgtaagCCCTTGCATTATTTGGTTATCATGAAGCAATGGGTGTGTGTTGTGCTGCTGGTGGTATCCTGGGTTGGAGGTTTTCTGCACTCAGTAATTCAACTTAGCACTATTCATGGGCTCCCATTCTGTGGGCCCAATGTCATCGATCATTTTTTCTGTGACATGTACCCCTTACTGAAACTGGTCTGTACTGACACATATGTTATTGGGTTGTTAGTTGTAGCCAATGGAGGGATGATCTgcactattgtgttttcattcttgCTCATCTCTTATGGTATCATCTTGCACTCTCTAAAGAACCTTAGTCCAGAGGGGAAGCGGAAAGCCCTCCAGACGTGTGGCTCCCACATCACTGTGGTGGTCTTTTTCTTCGTTCCATGTATTTTCATGTATGCAAGACCTGCTAAGACATTCCCCATTGACAAATCCCTGAGTGTGTTTTATACAGTCATAACCCCAATGCTGAACCCGTTGATCTACACTTTGAGAAATTCTGAGATGACAAATGCTATGAAGAAGCTATGGAGAAGAAATACTATATCTTTCAGTAGATAA